The genomic stretch ACTCATATCCTTAATTCGGGGTGGAATAGTCATTCACATGGTATGAGGAACTCAGTGAGGTTATTGTTGCCAGTGTATTATATTTAATGGAAGGGAGGAGTGAGCAAGAAACATAGTTCACTAATTTCCTGGTTACCAGGCTTGTCAGGCATGTTGACAGATGCCTCTCAGGTAATAAAGCATGGTAATTATTGACACCTCTTGAAAACTTCTTTGACAGATCAGATTGCTTGGTTTGAGCTTCCCATTGTCTTGCTCAAATAATTTGACACTTGATTCAAATGCACTTCCCCACTATTCACAATCCTGGGAACTACAGTGTAGCATGGTGATTATAATTCTTAAGAATACTGTTTGAGGATTAGAGATAAATGAAAGCGAGTCTTAATATTGACTCATTTGAGGAACTTTTTCAGatttaatttgacaaaatgaTTATAAGCAGGCAAAAGAGGGGACTGAAATCTCTGTGTCTAAAGGGATCGTCTACTCAAAAACACCATCCACGTACATCTGCTGGTTGGGGGACATTTGCTGTAGCTCACCTTAGCTCAGTGGAGTACAGTGACATGCGATGTGTTCTGCTAAACTTATTGAAAAACTCAAAAGAAATATCTCTTTCTAAATATGATGAAACGTTTTGGGTGAACTGCCCCTTCACattgtgttaaaacaacacCACCAGCATAACCTTGAATTGCTGTCTTTACACATTCACCTTTGACCATTTCTGTCCATATGAAGCTTTCATGGGGAAACTTGAACCCTTTGAATGTTTATCACCTTCAATGTGTGGGCTGTTCCATTCAGAAGCTGGTCTCTAAAAAACTAAatggagaggaaacagagagtAAATATCAGAAGATCTATCTCATTCCCTTCACCAcaatatatatgtttgtgtttctataatttatcattttagaTGAAAAGCATTCATAGACAAAGTTATTAAGTCACTCTGTTTTACAAACCTGTTGAATGTCTTTAATGATGGTCTCATTGCTGACCAAGCCATAGGAAATGATCTTCATCTGTAGATGTGCTAGTGATACCAAACCTGCAGGGATTCAAATTCGGAAATCAATAAAAGACTAATAAAAATTACTTGTGTATGTCAATGTTGAAAACTCATCCTGACAATAGTAGATTTCCTTGATCATACAATAATTGCAGTTCCATTACTAATGTTAAAGGTAATCACTAAAGaagacaaatgagaaaaaatggCTTTTAAGGTGGGTTTTAAAGCTAAAATCAATCACTGATCGTCTCTTTGGGGTAATTTTGTTTATAAGCAATAGACTTGGGGTCAattcattataaataaaatttgggATGAATTTTGTATGACCACTTCCGATGTCATAGATCAAAGTCTAAAGAACCTTTTTTTATCGCATCTCCTAGTTGaaactttccaaaaaaaaccctacatTATAGCCAGGAGattggaggaaaaaataaaaagagggaaaaatcagGGAGTCACATACCTTGGGTTGTTGTTTGTCCTGTAGTTGAGATGGTTGGAGGTGTGGTGGTAATGGGTGTGGAGGTTTCTGGGGGTATGGTTGTGGTGCttggtgttgtgtttgtggtgaCTGGGGGTGTAGTAGTTATGGATGTGGCTGTGGTTGTTGGAGGTGAGGTTGTGGTAGTTTCAGGGGTGGTTGTGGTTAGTGGGAGTGTCATTGTGGTAGTTGCTGGGGTGGTTTGTAAGGATGTGGGTGTAGTCATGTTAATTGGAGGTGGTGTTGTGGTTTCTGGGGTTGTAGTTACAGGAGTACTTGTGGTGCTTGGAGATGTTGTTGTTCCTGGTGTAGTTGTGGTGCTTGGGGATGGCATAGTTACAGGAGTACTTGTGGTGCTTGGAGATGTTGTTGTTCCTGGTGTAGTTGTAGTGCTTGGGGATGTCGTTGTTCCTGGTGTAGTTGTGGTGCTTGCGGATGTCGTAGTTACAGGAGCAGTTGTGGTGCTTGGAGATGTTGTTGTTCCTGGTGTACTTGTGGTGCTTGGGGATGTTGTAGTTCCTAGTGTAGTTGTGGTGCTTGGGGATGTCGTTGTTCCTGGTGTAGCTGTGGTACTTGCGGATGTCGTAGTTACAGGAGCAGTTGTGGTGCTTGGAGATGTTGTTGTTCCTGGTGTACTTGTGGTGCTTGGGGATGTTGTAGTTCCTGGTGTAGTTGTGGTGCTTGGGGATGTCGTTATTACAGGAGCATTTGTGGTGCTTGAGGATGTCGTAGTTACAGGAGCAGTTGTGGTGCTTGGGGATGTTGTAGCTCCTGGTGTAGTTGTGGTGCTTGGGGATGTCATAGTTCCTGGTGTAGTTGTGGTGCTTGGGGATGTTGTAGTTCCTGGAGCAGTTGTGGTGCTTGGGGATGTCATAATTAAAGGAGCAGTTGTGGTGCTTGGGGATGTTGTAGCTCCTGGTGTAGTTGTGGTGCTTGGGGATGTCATAGTTCCTGGTGTAGTTGTGGTGCTTGGGGACGTTGTAATTACAGGAGCAATTGTGGTGCTTGGAGATGTTGTACTTACAGGAGCAGTTGTGGTGCTTGGAGATGTCGTAGTTCCTGCTGTAGTTGTGGTGCTTGGGGATGTTGTACTTACAGGAGCAGTCGTGGTGCTTGGAGATGTCGTAGTTCCTGCTGTAGTTGTGGTGCTTGGGGATGTTGTACTTACAGGAGCAGTTGTGGTGCTTGGAGATGTCGTAGTTCCTGGTGTAGTTGTGATGCTTGAGGATGTTGTACTTACAGGAGCAGTTGTGGTGCTTGGAGATGTCGTAATTACAGTAGCAGTTGTGGTGCTTGGAGATGGTGTAGTTCCTGGTGTAGTTGTGGTGCTTGCAGATGTCGTAGTTACAGGAGCAGTTGTGGTGCTTGGGGATGTCGTAGTTCCTTGTGTAGTTGTGGTGCTTGCAGATGTCATAGTTACAGGAGCAGTTGTGGTGCTTGGAGATGTCGTAGTTCCTGGTGTAGTTGTGGTGCTTGGGGATGTCGTAGTTACAGGAGCAGTTGTGGTGCTTGGGGATGTCATAGTTCCTGGTGTAGTTGTGGTGCTTGGGGATGTAGTAGTTCCTGGTGTAGTTGTGGTGCTTGGGGATGTAGTAGTTCCTGGTGTAGTTGTGGTGCTTGGGGATGTTGTAGTTCCTTGTGTAGTTGTGGTGCTTGCAGATGTCGTAGTTACAGGAGCAGTTGTGGTGCTTGGAGATGTCGTAGTTCCTTGTGTAGTTGTGGTGCTTGCAGATGTCGTAGTTACAGGAGCAGTTGTGGTGCTTGGAGATGTCGTAGTTCCTGGTGTAGTTGTGGTGCTTGGGGATGTCGTAGTTACAGGAACAGTTGTAGTGCTTGGGGATGTTGTAGTTCCTGGTGTAGTTGTGGTGCTTGGGGATATTGTACTTACAGGAGCAGTTGTGGTGCTTGGAGATGTCATAGTTCCTGGTGTAGTTGTGGTGCTTGGGGATGTCATAATTACAGTAGCAGTTGTGGTGCTTGGAGATGTCGTAGTTCCTGGTGTAGTTGTGGTGCTTGCAGATGTTGTAGTTACAGGAGCAGTTGTGGTGCTTGGAGATGTCGTAGTTCCTGGTGTAGTTGTGGTGCTTGCAGATGTCGTAGTTACAGGAGCAGTTGTGGTGCTTGGAGATGTTGTAGTTCCTGGTGTAGTTGTGGTGCTTGGGGATGCCGTACTTACAGGAGCAGTTGTGGTGCTTGGGGATGTCGTACTAACAGGGGTAGTTGTGGTGCTTGGGGATGTCGTAGTTCCTGGTGTAGTTGTGGTGCTTGGGGATGTTGTAGTTCCTGGTGTAGTTGTAGTGCTTGGGGATGCCGTACTTACAGGAGCAGTTGTGGTGCTTGGGGATGTTGTGGTTACAGGAGCAGATGTGGTGCTTGGGGATGTCGTAGTTCCTGGTGTAGTTGTGGTGCTTGGGGATGTTGTAGTTCCTGGTGTAGTTGTGGTGCTTGGGGATGTCGTTATTATAGGAGCATTTGTGGTGCTTGGGGATGTCGTAGTTACAGGTGCGGTTGTGGTGCTTGGGGATGTCGTTATTACAGGAGCATTTGTGGTGCTTGGGGATGTCGTAGTTACAGGTGCGGTTGTGGTGCTTGGGGATGTTGTAGTTCCTGGTGTAGTTGTGGTGCTTGAGGATGCTGTACTAACAGGAGCAGTTGTGGTGCTTGGGGATGTCGTAGTTCCTGGTGTAGTTGTGGTGCTTGGGGATGTCGTAGTTCCTGGTGTAGTTGTGGTGCTTGGGGATGCTGTACTTACAGGAACAGTTGTGGTGCTTGGGGATGGCGTAGTTCCTGGTGTGGTTGTGGTGCTTAGGGATGCCGTACTTACAGGAGCAGTTGTGGTGCTTGGGGATGTCGTAGTTACAGGAGCAGTGGTGGTGCTTGGAGATGTTGTAGTTCCTGGTGTAGTTGTGGTGCTTGGGGATGCCGTACTTACAGGAGCAGTTGTGGTGCTTGGGGATGTCGTAGTTCCTGGTGTAGTTGTGGTGCTTGCAGATGTTGTAGTCACAGGAGCAGTGGTGGTGCTTGGAGATGTTGTAGTTCCTGGTGTAGTTGTGGTGCTTGGGGATGTCGTAGTTCCTGGTGTAGTTGTGGTGCTTGCAGATGTCGTAGTTACAGGAGCAGTGGTGGTGCTTGGAGATGTTGTAGTTCCTGGTGTAGTTGTGGTGCTTGGGGATGTCGTAGTTCCTGGTGTAGTTGTGGTGCTTGCAGATGTCGTAGTTATAGGAGCAGTGGTGGTGCTTGGAGATGTTGTAGTTCCTGGTGTAGTTGTCGTGCTTGGGGATGTCGTAGTTCCTGGTGTAGTTGTGGTGCTTGCAGATGTCGTAGTTACAGGAGCAGTGGTGGTGCTTGGAGATGTTGTAGTTCCTGGTGTAGTTGTCGTGCTTGCAGATGTCGTAGTTACAGGAGCAGTGGTGGTGCTTGGGGATGTTGTAGTTCCTGGTGTAGTTGTGGTGCTTGCAGATGTTGTAGTTTGTGGTGTAGTTGCAGTGCTCGGGGATGTCGTACTTACAGGTGCAGTTGTGGTGCTTGAGGACATCGTAGTTCCTGGTGTAGTTGTGGTGCTTGGGGATGTAGTAGTTCCTGGTGTAGTTGTGGTGCTTGAGGATGTAGTAGTTACAGGAGCAGTTGTGGTGCTTGAGGATGTCGTAGTTCCTGGCGTAGTTGCAGTGCTTGGGGATGTCAAAATTACAGGTGCAGTTGTGGTGCTTGGGGATGTCGTAGTTCCTGGTGTAGTTGTGGTGCTTGGGGATGTCGTAGTTCCAGGTATAGTTGTGGTGCTTGGGGATGTCGTAGTTCCTGGTGTAGTTGTGGCGCTTGGGGATGCCGTAGTTACAGGAGCAGTTGTGGTGCTTGGGGATGTCGTAATTCCTGGTGTAGATGTGGTGCTTGGGGATGTCATGATTGTGGTTGAAGCTAATGTTGCAGGACCAGGACAATTATATTTGAGTAGtcagaaaagcaataaaatcaaatatctCAATATTTCCACTTATCTTTATATCcacatatttatcttatatgaGGCCATAACTTCCACACAGGATCAATTGTCTGTGGGATGTCAGTTTGTACAACTGTCACCAAACATCTCAAAGACTATTTTACAGATTGGCATGCTTTTGTGTTCACAGTCATACACTCAAAAGAAGGATCCTGGTGATATAGGTGATGTTAACACGTTTGCTTGACCTCAGACCATCAGGCCACACTTTGCCTACCTTTGTATTCTTTCATCTACACAACACAATGCTGACTGTAAAACTAACAGTCAGCATCTAACTCAGAGATAATTAAACCTTCACAGAGGTTGACAAGTGCTTTATAtgtgatttgttttaaatgcacATTCATTTTGGAACAAATGCATTTGGTTGTAGTATTAATCCCAATAGGATATGTTTTACAACATTAATTCTGTCATGTTTAACAAAGTTATTCATCCAATACTGCTATGAAGTACAAATAATAACCTctccaaccttttttttcttactaaCTTTTTTCAGAAGTAAGACAGTGGCACCTGATACTATCCTGCCAAGATGTATGTTTATGCTCTTGTTCATTATTATCCAATGTCCTTGGCAGAAGACCATTCAGGCATTTAATGCTCTTTGGgaaatgaaccaaaacaaatgaatcaaCTCAATGTAACCCAATTTTAATTACctaatgatttaatttaataaatacgTTTTGATAATTTTATCTTAAGGTGATTCAGGTGAATAGTcataaatgtgtgcatgtttataaTTAGTCAATTTCTGACAGCAAATAAACACTTTCAGTCTAATTTTTATTATCTGATCTTGCTtgtgtaattaaaaaaacactgtggAAATAACTcaagtttattttatcaaaTTAGAATTAATAGTTTTCTTTAAAGAAAGAGCAATAGCAGGCAATAACAGATAAtgaataaaagacagaaaaaaatccttttGAGTATTGGTTCTGTGTTAAGATTTGAATAAAAACTGCTTTGGAAATACTCCTGTCTACTACTTATGTCTTCAGTTTCTGATTCAATAAGGCAtatcaaaaagtgaaaaagccaTATATAAATAGAAGTAAATTATATTGAATATTGAATAGTTACCTTGTCCAGAGGATGCATGAAAATATCCAAGCAAAATTATCCAACAAAGAATTTTTCTCTCCATGATGAATGGTATCGTTTCTCACTACTCCAGGTACAGACAGGTACTTGTCTGTGATTTCACTTTGCACTTAATTTGCGAGCTGCTCCTCCCTCAGCTATAGAGGGAGGGACAAGGTACTTGTGTTGAACGCTACTTTCATATAACCTGAAAAACCAggtaattcacacacacatgtttacaAAATATAGGCCACTTCAACTTGTACATTGCCACTTGAATTTTCACAAATCCACCAGTTTCAACATCATTCCATTCATCACATCATCCATACAATCCATTTGTGAGTGTTTAGGACATCATGTGTTTGATTTCAACACAGATAAAAGATTGATAACACAGAATGTGGTACTTGAAATTTAACGGCACCAAAATCTTAACCTTAACTCCTATATGAAGGTGGTCCATCTTGATTGTTATCCTGTATTTATATTGTGTGATATTTGTTTctgaggacttttttttaaagtacatGACAGTATCACTATTAATTAAAGTGGAAGCCATTTGCTCAGTCATAGACTGAGACAGATAGAATACACAGGCATTTTATTTGCCATAAAAAGAACATTGGAGGAATTATATTTTAAGTAATTAAAATGCATATTGACAAAACTGTTGTACGGGATTCTACCAAGATTTTCCCATATCATATTCTGCTCGTGACTGGTTTTCTAAACAATTGTGCTACATGCCAAATCCTTGAGTGATGGGAAAGAGTGTGCTACATCAACTGCAGAGTGCCATTTATATATAGAAGACATGCAAATTTGCACTACTCACAGGggaaatgtatatttttctgcaataatagtaatgttattttaatgcttttcaGCAAAAATTGGCATGTCTTCACAGGCCTAGGAGCCAAAAATCAAACTACTTTTTTCATAAATTTAAGTAATTTGTGTaaaaagcacataaaaacagaacCTTGCTCATGACTGTTATGGGTGTTAATGTGATGTATGCTGTGTAAAAAGCATTGTATGCTTAAATTATTAAGTCAGTGGAGATGTAAATGAACCCTTCCTGTATCTGATACTTCATGAAGTGTTGGGAGGAAAGAGGTTAGGATGAAAGGGTCATTGTAAGATGTTAAGTACTGAAACCATTTTTTTGGAATGACCAAAAAATTTTAATGACTTAGGCCAATGACCCACCACTTGGCCCAGGTCAGCAATTTACTGCCTCTGagacatttttagaaatgtcATGTTTATATAGAAATACTCCCCGGTGAGGCTGGAACATCTATGTATGTCATTATTGTAAAAAGGTGTAAGAATTTAAACTTGTAAAATACTTTGTCAATATAACTGATATTCAGGTATGCTGGATTACCAGGACACCATACTCCTGATGCTACTGAGGACCCTTTGTTTCAGAACTACTTTAACTGGTATCAGATAACTTCAATATTTGAATTGGGGAAAGTACGTGACCATCAAAATTGTGAGTTTTCCGCATTTAAAATGACGTTGCACTTAATGGATTGCCGGTAACCCTCTTCAAGGTTGTCAAACAGGTTTAGCACAATTCCTCTCTGTCACTGCTGGTACAAGCAGGGTAGGACCCAAATGCAGCTGTCTGAGGCAGACTGATACAGTTCAATGATTTAATGACAAAACATGAGGTACATAGGTTTACGGAGTAAATAAGGCAGGCAAAGGGTATCCAAAAGGGTGCAGGCAAGAATccaaagtccaatattcatgcAGAATGTCAAAACATGCAGGTTACAGGTTTTCAAAGTTTCAAAGACCGGAGGCTAGAAAGCAAAGGCATGACAACTTAACAAACTGTCAGAGAACAATGGAAGTGGACCGGTACAAGTAGTGAGTGGCTGATGAGGGAATGAGTCGCAAGTGAGGATTGGGCGGAGTGGGCCAGGAAACTGTAGGACTGATGAGAGGTAGGAGTAGGTGTGTAGATggggaaaggagggaaagtcTGAGAGCATCCGGTGGACAGTTTGAGGTTGGCAGGTCTTGAGAGTTGGAGGAAAGTGTATGGCCTGGTAGAAGTGAGCATGGGtgggagacagagacaaagtgCAATACAGAGGGCTGGGGATGAGAGTGTGTGGCTGTAGAGAGGAACTGAGGAGCAGATTGTGACAGGACCCCCCCTTCAAGGGACGGATTCTAGACGTCCTACCAAGTCGATCAGGAACACAGAGCAGGGTAGCTAGAGGGGGTCTGGAGGAGGGAGTCAGGGGGAAGTGGCCTGGGAGCTTGAGAATGGAGCTGGGGACCTCAGGCGGACGGCCTGGGGGCTGGGCCACTGGGCTTAACGGATCTGGAGGGTGACCAGGATGCAGGACCGAAGGGCAGAGCAGGTCGGGAGGGCGACAAGGAGGCAGGGCAAAAGGGCGGGGCAGCTCTGGATGACAACGAGGAAGCTGGGCCGCCCTCAAAGTCAGTGACGAAGATTGCAGGTGAAGAGTGGTCCATAAtattatgttttggtttttttaggACATtaatgtgtgctttttttttcttgaaaaatacTGCATAATTTTACTTCTTCAGGCCTCTGAAAGTTattaaaattacaattaaaaacaatctGAGTGTTCATACCTCatagaaatacagtatgtaacaaCTGATGTCTGGTTGATTGAAGTCTCGTGAGTTGACTTTCTATTGTTTTGGGCTGGGGGCCACTGATGATTTTTCAAGTaagttcagaaaaaaataaatcacaatcGATCAAAATCACTATAGTTCCTAGACGGAGCTTGTTTCACACGACATTATTCAGTGTAACAAATCATACGCATGCGCAGTTATCCATAGCTGTTGGCAGTGCAGGCTAAGCATGGAGACTTGAGTAGTTTGCTACTGCACAGTTTTTGCAGTTAAAACACTGGCTGTATTTTGTAGTGGGGTAAACGGACGAACTTTGCACATGTTAAAATACTGAATTACTGAAGAGTTTTCTACCAAGATAAACAGCAAAACCGTGAAAAGCGTGAGGCAGCGTTAGCATGTTTAGCGTTTGTTTTGCTAGCTAAATACAGCGTTAGCTATGTACGTCACTTAAACGCTTCATTTCTCAGCTTGTTCCcctaaataatattttaaacacGTCGCGAGTTGCTGCACAAATctgttaaattgattttttgCTGTCTTTAACGCGTTACTAATTTAGCCGAATCTTTATAGACACAGTTAACGACACTCAGTGTCAGCAGGTTATTTGTGACTCGCACAATAATGTGACTGCGGTCTTGTGAGAGCAGAGAATGGACAGAAACTTATTGAGGCAGTGTCTGACGTTTCATGGAGAGACGTTATTGAACAAGCTGAAATGTGAACAAGCAGAAAACCCAGACTTCCAAGCGGCGGCGTCTGAGCTGTGCAAGGCCACGTATGAAAGGTATGTCACAGAGTTATTACGGCCTCTAGCCTACCGTGTGGCTTTCACACAAGTCTAAGAAGACAGCCCATGTGTCATGCAGTGGTGGGAAGTAACTATATTTACTCGAGTACTGTTCTTAAGTTCAAGTACAGTAGTTGAGGCACTTGTTCTTTACATTTGATGCCACGTTATACTTCCTCTCCACTACatatcagagggaaatattatactttctactcgactgaatttatttgacagctttagttacattttcaggtttgtgtgttagaactgtgttttatcttctttcctctcccattaatcatctcacgacccctcagatttatctgttgaccctttggaggggtcCGACCCCTACGTTTGGAaccactgaactaaactagctaactgtatataaagtagttgaaactagatctacctccagcagctacaacagtaacatgaacacactgatgcttcagtattaataatctaatgatgtcatatttgataatatatcagtctgagggaccaaaccactacttttacttgactactttaagtacattttgctgcttatacttttactcaagtaggatttttcatgtgggacttgtaatggagtatttttatattgcaagttataagtgatgggggtcaAAGTCCACAGTCctttttctgtgcaaaaatgtatttaaaactttatctgaagctaatatgaagcgtCAGCCAAGAGCCACCCTCTTTTTATTACCGTACTTCTTctacagctcaacagggaaacactgtccgaggaaacacaaagagggaatttgatgctaaaaagactgtaaatgtgtcagatatccacttgatatgactaactcagactgctgaagcctcatataaccttcagatcaacttttaaatgcatttttgtacaaGATGACTGTGGGCATATTTTGGCTCCCAttacttacactgaaagcacatttgaaggggatcttttaatagccagtatgaacagaggcgaggaaaacctctttcagtgttcatttggagaacctgactgttgttttaaggtaGAAGATATTTCAAGTTTGGATGATAACTTTGACTTGATATTGTCAGATCTACCTCCCCATCCCCTGTTTAAACTTGTTTTGTTGCTAAGAATCACTTACTTAGCGTTACCCATAactatttgtctttttttctacttcttttttctttatttccgtttttatttgttttctcttgtgtgtTGTTGCTCACAATTTTTGGAGTATTTTATTCAGGAATTAttaatgttgtatttgtttttacagctgaaacaatcagttgattgataattaattaattattcctGTAGCTCTTCAAGGAAAAAGGCCAAGCAAAGCTCGCAATCTGAAAACATCTCATTGGATTCTAAAATATTCTGATAGACAATTTTTCTCTATTGTCTATTTTATATATCAAAGGAATAATTGACTAAACAAGAAAATAGTCATCAGGCAAAATTattaatgaaaatgataatTACTTGCAGGTTTACTTTTCTGAGGTGTTTGtgattttctctcctttttgaTTGGTTGTCGCTGTTTGAGGATGTCATACAAGGATGTTGTTCTTTCATGTTGTGAATTTGATGCCTGACAAAGGTCAGTTACTGAAAAGCTGCATCTCTCAGACACTTAGTAGTGACAGTGTACAGGaattaaactttttctttttgtatttcactttatgTGCCTGTCTACCTGGTGTGCAATACACTACACACTTTGTCAAAAGAtgagtcaagtcaatttttactTACTAGAATATTTACTGAAAAGCTactgctgaatgtgtgtgttttctttgcagCAGGGTTGAAGTGCAAAGTAACCCCCTTGTGGAGCAGTTCATTGCCAGGAAGGCAGATATCCTGTTCTGTCCAGCATGGAAGACCGCCACTCTTCAAGAAGAAGAgcacgaggaggaggaggctgcagGTCGGTGTTGGTTTGACCACATATCAGATACTTGGGGACCAAAATCCAtggtgtgtccacacagtcattttgtgcaaaaatgcatttaaaagtttatttgaagcttatataaggcttcagcagtcttCAGTTAG from Thunnus albacares chromosome 9, fThuAlb1.1, whole genome shotgun sequence encodes the following:
- the LOC122989047 gene encoding platelet binding protein GspB-like: MERKILCWIILLGYFHASSGQASTTIMTSPSTTSTPGITTSPSTTTAPVTTASPSATTTPGTTTSPSTTTIPGTTTSPSTTTTPGTTTSPSTTTAPVILTSPSTATTPGTTTSSSTTTAPVTTTSSSTTTTPGTTTSPSTTTTPGTTMSSSTTTAPVSTTSPSTATTPQTTTSASTTTTPGTTTSPSTTTAPVTTTSASTTTTPGTTTSPSTTTAPVTTTSASTTTTPGTTTSPSTTTTPGTTTSPSTTTAPITTTSASTTTTPGTTTSPSTTTTPGTTTSPSTTTAPVTTTSASTTTTPGTTTSPSTTTTPGTTTSPSTTTAPVTTTSASTTTTPGTTTSPSTTTAPVSTASPSTTTTPGTTTSPSTTTAPVTTTSPSTTTAPVSTASLSTTTTPGTTPSPSTTTVPVSTASPSTTTTPGTTTSPSTTTTPGTTTSPSTTTAPVSTASSSTTTTPGTTTSPSTTTAPVTTTSPSTTNAPVITTSPSTTTAPVTTTSPSTTNAPIITTSPSTTTTPGTTTSPSTTTTPGTTTSPSTTSAPVTTTSPSTTTAPVSTASPSTTTTPGTTTSPSTTTTPGTYDIPKHHNCSCKYGIPKHHNYTRNYNISKHHNCSCNYDICKHHNYTRNYDISKHHNCSCNYNICKHHNYTRNYDISKHHNCYCNYDIPKHHNYTRNYDISKHHNCSCKYNIPKHHNYTRNYNIPKHYNCSCNYDIPKHHNYTRNYDISKHHNCSCNYDICKHHNYTRNYDISKHHNCSCNYDICKHHNYTRNYNIPKHHNYTRNYYIPKHHNYTRNYYIPKHHNYTRNYDIPKHHNCSCNYDIPKHHNYTRNYDISKHHNCSCNYDICKHHNYTRNYDIPKHHNCSCNYDICKHHNYTRNYTISKHHNCYCNYDISKHHNCSCKYNILKHHNYTRNYDISKHHNCSCKYNIPKHHNYSRNYDISKHHDCSCKYNIPKHHNYSRNYDISKHHNCSCKYNISKHHNCSCNYNVPKHHNYTRNYDIPKHHNYTRSYNIPKHHNCSFNYDIPKHHNCSRNYNIPKHHNYTRNYDIPKHHNYTRSYNIPKHHNCSCNYDILKHHKCSCNNDIPKHHNYTRNYNIPKHHKYTRNNNISKHHNCSCNYDIRKYHSYTRNNDIPKHHNYTRNYNIPKHHKYTRNNNISKHHNCSCNYDIRKHHNYTRNNDIPKHYNYTRNNNISKHHKYSCNYAIPKHHNYTRNNNISKHHKYSCNYNPRNHNTTSN